The Terriglobus sp. TAA 43 sequence TCGCCCATGCGGCGAATCTGCGCGCCCACACCGCGAAGCTTTTCTTCAATGCGTTCGTAGCCACGATCGATGTGGTACACGCGATCCAGAATCGTTTCGCCATCCGCTATCAGTGCGGCAAGTACCAACGAAGCGGAAGCGCGAAGATCACTGCACATCACGGCAGCTGACTGCAACGGTGTACGTCCACGAACAGTTGCAGTGCGGCCTTCCACACGGATGTTCGCGCCCATGCGCGCCAGCTCTGGCACGTGCATGAAGCGATTCTCGAAGATGTTTTCCGTGATCACGCTGGTGCCCTCTGCCTGCGTTGCCAGCGCCATGTACTGTGCCTGCATGTCGGTGGGGAAACCAGGATATTCCACTGTCGTAATGTCTGCAGCCTTCAGCGAGCTGCCGCCCTCGCTGCGCACACGGATGTTGTCTTTACCCACGTCCAGACGCACGCCGCACTCTTCCAGTTTGGCAATTACGGCGCCCAGATGCGCGGGGTTCAGGCAATCGACATTCAGATCGCCGCCAGAGATAGCTCCTGCAATCAGGAAGGTTCCAGCCTCAATGCGATCGGGATTAATGCGATGCCGCACACCGTGCAGCTTCGACACGCCCTTCACACGAATGGTCGAAGTACCCGCGCCTTCAATCTGCGCACCCATGCCAATCAGCATGTCGGCGAGGTCGGTCACTTCCGGTTCCTGCGCGCAATTTTCCATCACGGTTTCGCCGTCGGCCAGGGTTGCGGCCATCAGCAGATCTTCTGTCCCTGTAACGGTGATTTTGTCAAAGGAGATATGCGCGCCGTGCAGACGGTCCGCTCTGGCTTCAATGTAGCCATACTCCTGCGTAATTTTCGCTCCCATCAGCTCCAGACCCTTCAGGTGCAGGTCGATGGGACGGTCGCCAATCGAGCATCCGCCGGGCATCGCTACACGCGCAATGCCTGCGCGCGCCACCAGCGGCCCAAGCACCAGCGAAGACGCGCGCATGGTCTTCACGATCTCGTACTTGGCTTCTGGATCAGACAGCACCGCGCACTGGATCGTGGTGCGATGTTGCGCACGGCCATAACCCAGCTCTACATGCGCACCCATGCTTTCCAGCAGCTTGCGTTCGGTCTCAATATCGCGGACCTGGGGAATGTTTTCAAGAACCACTTCCTCTTCCGTAAGGATGGCCGCAGCCATACAGGGAAGAGCCGAGTTCTTTGCGCCGGAAACCTTGATGGTGCCAAGCAACGGATTGCCACCACGGACAACAAACTTATCCATGTATCTCAGTCTACGGAAGACTTGCCGGCTTTGCAGGTTATCGGGAGAGGTTCCTTTTGCATGTTGAAATCTGTTGACCCGATGGGAAGCCATCGTCCGGAAAACACGGGATCCGCTGCTCACCAGGGGCTGATGGCTCCCGTTATGATCGGCGCATACCTGACAGCAGTAGCGGTCATGCTGATCATCGTGCTCCTGCGCGCCCCCCACTTCAGCTACACACTGGACGACCCGTACATCCATCTGGCACTTGCCCAAAACCTGGCAGTGGGGCATTACGGCATCAATCCGGGCGAAATTACGTCGCCCTCTTCCAGCGTGTTGTGGCCGTTTCTACTCGCACCGCTGAGTCGGACCGCGGTCGGGGAGTGGATGCCGCTGGTCCTGAATGTGGCGTTCTCGCTCGGGACCTGCATCCTGCTGGGGCGCTGGCTTGAGCCACGCTTGCGTGCCGTCGGATTCGGTACTCTTTCCGTTGCCGGGTTAGCCATCTGCCTTGTGCTGGCAGCAAATATGCCCGGTCTGACCATGACCGGGATGGAGCACTCTCTCCAGGTTTTTCTGGTTATCGCCTGCGTGATCGCTATCTTCCGGGGATATGAGGGCGATTGCATTCCATTGCCCTATCTGGCCGCGGCGGCGCTGGCCCCAGCGGTGCGCTATGAAAATGTGGTGTACACCGGAGCCCTTTGCGCCGTACTGCTACTGAAACGTCGCTACGGCACGGCACTGACGGTTCTTGCGGTCAGCGCTCTCCCTCTGATTGGGTTAGGAGTCTTCCTGCACGGGCATGGCCTACCTCCTTTTCCCAACTCCGTCATGGCAAAGGGTGGCATGGCAGCCGGTGGCGGCCACACGACCGGACTAGCCCATCTGAGGCAGTTGATTCTCGCGAATGTGACGGGCTTATTCGTCAGGCCTCCGCGTCGCGTGATCTTCGTCTGTATCGCGGTGATTGCAGTTTGTTGCGTGGGCCTGCGGCGTCGCTTCGCGATATGGCCCATGGTGGCAGTCCTGTTGGCAGTGGTTGCAATGGTGCTGGTCGGGCCGTACGACTGGTACTTTCGTTATGACGTCGCACTCCGCATCTTCGTTCTGCTTCTTGCATTGGGACTGATGCTCCACGCCATGAGGGGGCAGAAACTGCTTGCGCCCGCGGTGTGGCTCCTCACGCTGCTGAGTGCCGTCGCCTTCGTGCCGCCTCTTCTGGGATCGCCAGGAGCTTCCCTTGAAATTGCGCGCCAGCAATATGAAATGCATCGTTTTGTGCAGCAGGTGGGTTCAAAAAACGTCGCGGTGAACGACCTCGGCTGGGTAAGCATGAACGCCTACGGCAAGTTTTACATTCTGGACCTGATCGGACTGGCAAATCTTGAAACCTTGCGCGAGAAAAATCGCGATACGGCGTGGCTGGATCGCGTCACAAAGAAACACGGTGTCGGGCTGGTCATGATCTACAGTTCGTGGTTTGCCAGCCCTCCGTCAGGTTGGATCAAACTTGGTGTTTTGCAGAAATCCCCGCAATTTTTCGACAGTCCCATCTCCACGGTTGGCGTGTCGTTCTACGCGACATCGCCCGCTGCGCTGAAGCGTTTGCAGCCGGAGTTTGAGGCATTCCGAAAAACCTTGCCGGATCACACATGGATTGAAGAGAAATGAGTCGAGCGCGGCATTACTGCCGCGCTCTCATATCGTTTTCTGGTTGGTCTAGACGCCGGTCTTGGCGGCGTGTCGATGCGCTTGCCGCATGGTCTTCAACTGCTGCATCTGATCCGGTGTCAGCACACCTGACATCTCTGTTTGTGTACTTTCCTGGATCTGGCGGCGTTGATCTTTCTTCTGGTCGGCCGTCAGTGTGGTGTCGGTACGAAGCGCCTTCATCTTCTGCTGACGCTCGGCCAGGATGGGTTCCAGTTTCGCCGTCTGGTCCTGCGACAGACCAAGCTTCTTACCCATCTTCAACGCGGTTTTATGCGGATTGTGCGCGCCACGGTGATGTTTATGCGCTACCTGCGTTTGCGGTGCAGCGGTCTGTGCCTGTGAAGCAGCGGTCTGGGCGAAGGCGGCTGTTCCTGCAAACGAGAGAAGAAATGCAGAGGTCAGAACGATCTGTTTCATGACGGGTTACTCCTTACGTGAGCGGCAAACATCTGCACTCGCTCTGCATGTACAAACACGTCCCTACGCAATGGTTGCGCGCAACTTTTTGCGGCGACTGCTGTTGTGTACGGCACTTGCTGATACCTTGTTGTTACTCAAACATTTCTGCAGAGAAGCGCCGTTGCGTTATAC is a genomic window containing:
- the murA gene encoding UDP-N-acetylglucosamine 1-carboxyvinyltransferase; this translates as MDKFVVRGGNPLLGTIKVSGAKNSALPCMAAAILTEEEVVLENIPQVRDIETERKLLESMGAHVELGYGRAQHRTTIQCAVLSDPEAKYEIVKTMRASSLVLGPLVARAGIARVAMPGGCSIGDRPIDLHLKGLELMGAKITQEYGYIEARADRLHGAHISFDKITVTGTEDLLMAATLADGETVMENCAQEPEVTDLADMLIGMGAQIEGAGTSTIRVKGVSKLHGVRHRINPDRIEAGTFLIAGAISGGDLNVDCLNPAHLGAVIAKLEECGVRLDVGKDNIRVRSEGGSSLKAADITTVEYPGFPTDMQAQYMALATQAEGTSVITENIFENRFMHVPELARMGANIRVEGRTATVRGRTPLQSAAVMCSDLRASASLVLAALIADGETILDRVYHIDRGYERIEEKLRGVGAQIRRMGEVFGKR